From the genome of Spinacia oleracea cultivar Varoflay chromosome 2, BTI_SOV_V1, whole genome shotgun sequence, one region includes:
- the LOC130466890 gene encoding caltractin-like has translation MRALGFEMTEEQINQMIADVDKDGSGAIDFDEFCHMMTAKIGERDTKEELMKAFHIIDQDNNGKISPVDIQRIAKELGENLTDREIQEMIEEADQVFYQQVFIIGFSALDRVGLVVIE, from the exons ATGAG GGCTCTGGGTTTTGAGATGACCGAAGAG CAAATCAATCAAATGATTGCGGATGTTGACAAGGATGGAAGTGGTGCCATTGATTTCGATGAATTTTGTCACATGATGACTGCTAAAATCGGAGAAAGAGACACTAAGGAAGAATTAATGAAAGCATTTCATATAATCGACCAAGATAATAAT GGTAAGATTTCTCCTGTAGATATTCAACGCATTGCAAAGGAATTGGGCGAAAACCTAACTGACAGGGAAATCCAAGAGATGATTGAAGAAGCAGAccaagttttttaccagcaagtatttattattggctttagcgcgcttgatcgagttggtttagttgttatagaataa